One genomic window of Carassius auratus strain Wakin chromosome 14, ASM336829v1, whole genome shotgun sequence includes the following:
- the LOC113114201 gene encoding acid ceramidase-like, with protein sequence MKPISVHDFIVISLCLFSQFVRGLEDCRSGMYPPKGPTFKGNVTWYTVNLDLPPSERWTQVIKDKNTELITMVQTIKDLAKGFLDGKLVDLVDEELPLIVDTLPQPFRDEIKGIAAVSGIPLGEITLFNIFYEVFTVCTSIVAEDFNGNIYHARNLDFGLFMGWDRQNKTWTLTEKLKPLVVNVNFQRGNKTIFKSTNFAGYVGILTGIRPGEFSLTMNERFNFDGGYVGILEWILGWRDGMWMGFLTRKVLENATSYEDAKDQLSLTKLLAPAYFILGGNRSGQGCVITRTRINTLDIWELDMKLGRWYVLETNYDHWDEPMIFDDRRTPAMKCMNRTTQANISLASIYDVLSTKPVLNKLTTYTSLMEVSAGSLESYIRDCPNPCTPW encoded by the exons ATGAAGCCAATTTCAGTTCATGACTTTATTGTTATATCTTTATGTCTTTTTTCACAGTTTGTTCGAGGG CTGGAGGATTGCAGAAGTGGAATGTATCCACCTAAAGGACCAAC GTTTAAAGGTAATGTGACCTGGTACACTGTTAATCTCGATTTACCTCCTAGTGAGAGATGGACGCAAGTGATCAAAGATAAAAACACAGAG TTGATCACAATGGtacaaacaataaaagacctggcCAAGGGCTTTTTAGATGGAAAACTTGTTGATTTAGTAGACGAGGAGCTG CCTTTGATTGTGGATACACTTCCACAACCTTTCCGTGATGAAATTAAGGGAATAGCAGCTGTTTCTGGGATCCCTCTAG GTGAAATTACACTGTTCAATATCTTTTATGAGGTTTTCACTGTTTGCACATCAATTGTTGCAGAAGACTTTAATG gaAATATTTACCATGCCCGGAATTTGGACTTTGGACTGTTTATGGG GTGGGATCGACAGAATAAAACCTGGACTTTAACAGAGAAGCTTAAGCCTCTTGTGGTGAATGTCAATTTCCAAAGAGGCAACAAAACCATCTTTAAATCAACAAACTTTGCTGGATATGTTGGCATACTTACTGGAATTAGACCt GGTGAATTCAGTCTAACAATGAATGAGCGTTTCAACTTTGATGGGGGCTATgtag GGATTCTGGAATGGATTCTTGGATGGAGAGATGGAATGTGGATGGGTTTTCTCACTCGGAAAGTTCTGGAAAATGctaccag ttatgAGGATGCCAAAGACCAGCTCTCTCTGACGAAACTGCTTGCACCAGCTTACTTCATCTTGGGTGGGAACCGTTCGGGTCAGGGTTGTGTGATAACCAGGACGAGAATAAACACATTAGACATATGGGA ACTTGATATGAAGCTTGGGAGATGGTACGTCCTGGAAACAAACTATGATCACTGGGATGAGCCTATGATATTTGATGACCGCAGAACGCCAGCAATGAAGTGCATGAATCGAACCACACAAGCG AATATTTCTCTGGCATCAATATATGATGTTCTGTCTACAAAACCAGTTCTTAATAAA TTGACAACCTACACGTCACTGATGGAAGTGTCAGCTGGATCTCTGGAGTCTTATATCAGAGATTGTCCAAATCCATGTACACCATGGTGA
- the LOC113114202 gene encoding fibrinogen-like protein 1: MSVLLIIWMLCTTLDLSDSTPVECEDEIQRLRAELKSLELRQTKQQQLIQRLMNHNQMHEHSLKAGSFYDTGDNQYMDCAQIFRHGNTQSGFYMIKPLLNPTQIRVYCDMTDGGGWTVFQRRADGSQSFDRDWNDYKTGFGDMKSANGEFWLGNDNLHYLTSQDDYTLRINLEDFEGSHRFAVYKTFKVENEQNHYRLQFGVYTGNAGDALSGTYHPEVQWWASHQGMKFSTRDRDNDRYNGSCAQEDKGGWWFNRCHSANLNGFYHRGPYSAVTDDGVVWYPWHGWWYSLKSVQMKIRPASFEPNDV, translated from the exons ATGTCAGTTTTGCTTATCATTTGGATGCTTTGTACTACTCTGGATTTGTCAGACTCC aCTCCTGTCGAATGTGAAGATGAGATTCAGCGTCTTCGAGCAGAGTTGAAGAGTTTGGAACTTCGCCAGACAAAGCAACAGCAACTGATTCAACGATTAATGAATCACAACCAGATGCATGAACATTCCCTAAAAGCGGGCTCATTTTATGACACGGGAGACAATCAGTACATGG ACTGTGCTCAGATCTTCAGACATGGCAATACTCAGAGTGGGTTTTACATGATTAAACCACTGCTAAATCCAACCCAGATCAGAGTGTACTGCGATATGACCGATGGGGGTGGATGGACAGTCTTCCAGAGACGCGCGGATGGCAGTCAGTCATTTGACCG AGATTGGAATGATTATAAAACAGGATTTGGTGACATGAAGTCCGCTAATGGAGAGTTCTGGTTAGGGAATGATAATCTGCATTATCTGACATCTCAAG ACGATTACACCTTGAGAATCAATCTGGAAGACTTTGAGGGCAGCCACCGTTTTGCCGTGTACAAAACATTCAAAGTGGAAAATGAACAG AACCATTACCGGCTCCAGTTTGGCGTGTACACAGGAAACGCAGGGGACGCTCTCTCTGGCACTTACCATCCTGAGGTTCAGTGGTGGGCCAGCCATCAAGGAATGAAGTTCAGCACACGAGACAGAGATAATGACCGTTATAATGGCAGTTGTGCTCAGGAGGACAAGGGTGGCTGGTGGTTTAACAG ATGTCACTCTGCCAATCTGAATGGTTTCTACCACAGAGGTCCCTACAGTGCAGTCACTGATGATGGAGTAGTGTGGTACCCGTGGCATGGCTGGTGGTACTCCCTCAAATCTGTGCAGATGAAGATCAGACCGGCCAGCTTTGAGCCTAATGATGTCTAA
- the LOC113114207 gene encoding uncharacterized protein LOC113114207, whose amino-acid sequence METTSKSMNLTFSIEDKNGNNITCPSEHSPDSLRGSSSLSCGGSDSPLDVEMEDCITRPTKDKTASSKVVKSSRAIAVDFESWNENMALLMIVDTKNTECNGSDRSSETSPDCGARELSEVDSCEPSRRGSSENCCSVSSGEMVMRGTSFVLHENDQPLSVSLIGESRTSLDISSDLGVVSGMLPDVCEGLAEVPQAEPKNQGLECTYIQANNKTFLLDEKSLSNEKLECVTPVHYHKFNVQKLVCNSSGSNQSTPVEGKNCSYYCF is encoded by the coding sequence ATGGAGACCACAAGTAAATCCATGAATCTAACTTTCTCCATTGAGGACAAAAATGGAAATAACATCACCTGCCCCAGTGAGCATTCTCCCGATTCACTAAGGGGCTCTAGCAGTTTGAGTTGTGGCGGTTCAGACAGTCCTCTTGACGTAGAAATGGAGGACTGTATCACTCGCCCAACAAAAGACAAGACGGCTTCCTCAAAGGTAGTGAAATCAAGCAGAGCAATTGCTGTAGACTTTGAGAGCTGGAATGAAAATATGGCTCTCTTGATGATAGTGGACACAAAAAACACTGAATGCAATGGTAGTGACAGAAGCTCGGAAACCTCCCCTGACTGTGGAGCGCGAGAGCTGTCTGAGGTGGACTCCTGCGAGCCATCACGTCGTGGATCCAGTGAGAACTGCTGCTCTGTGAGCTCAGGTGAAATGGTCATGAGGGGTACCAGCTTTGTCTTGCACGAGAATGACCAGCCACTTAGCGTCTCACTAATCGGTGAGTCCAGAACCTCGTTGGATATATCTTCAGATCTCGGCGTGGTATCTGGGATGTTACCTGATGTGTGTGAAGGCTTAGCCGAGGTGCCACAAGCAGAGCCCAAGAATCAGGGCCTGGAGTGTACCTACATCCAAGCCAACAATAAGACCTTTCTCCTAGATGAAAAGTCATTGAGCAATGAGAAACTTGAATGTGTTACACCTGTTCATTATCACAAATTCAATGTGCAAAAGTTGGTGTGCAACAGCAGTGGATCAAATCAGTCAACACCAGTGGAGGGAAAAAACTGTTCTTATTACTGCTTCTGA